Proteins encoded in a region of the Prunus persica cultivar Lovell chromosome G4, Prunus_persica_NCBIv2, whole genome shotgun sequence genome:
- the LOC18780589 gene encoding diacylglycerol kinase 5: MVGDMKSEDKLRDFYVPNYMLVSGSDMPKVKIVPSCPVMVFVNAKSGGQIGGELLLTYRSLLNENQVIDLGEKAPDKVLHTLYVTLETLKSSGDVLAAEIQKRLRIIVAGGDGTVGWLLSVVSDLKLPHPPPIAPVPLGTGNNIHFAFGWGKKNPFIDRQSVLTFLNQVKTAKEMNIDSWHIIMRMRSPTEGSCDPIAPLELPHSLHAFHRVSQTDTLNMEGYQTFRGGFWNYFSMGMDAQISYDFHAQRKLHAEKFKNQLVNQGTYLKLGCTQGWFCASLSHPSSRNIAHQTKIKIMKRQGQWEDLLIPRSIRSIVCLNLPSFSGGLDPWGKPNTKKVQYRDLTPPYVDDGLIEIVGFRDAWHGLILLAPKGHGTRLAQANRIRFEFCKGAAEHTFMRIDGEPWKQPLPADDDTVVVEISHFGQVNMLATPLNRSKSVNDPMSPVSSHDEDDDSNDEEYEDAEDTEEKRKFGASDTFKFPDGVDIARLT, translated from the exons ATGGTGGGTGATATGAAATCCGAGGATAAGTTGAGGGACTTTTACGTTCCGAATTACATGCTTGTGAGTGGATCGGATATGCCAAAAGTTAAAATTGTGCCTTCATGTCCAGTCATGGTGTTTGTTAATGCCAAAAGTGGTGGTCAGATTGGAGGTGAACTCCTTCTTACGTATCGATCTCTTCTCAATGAGAACCAG GTTATTGACTTGGGAGAAAAGGCTCCTGACAAGGTGCTACACACCCTTTATGTAACTTTAGAAACACTCAAGAGCAGTGGAGATGTTTTGGCTGCTGAAATCCAGAAGAGGTTGAGAATAATC GTTGCAGGTGGAGATGGTACAGTTGGCTGGCTCCTCAGTGTAGTTTCTGATCTTAAACTACCTCATCCACCTCCAATTGCCCCAGTGCCATTGGGAACTGGAAACAATATCCATTTCGCTTTTGGTTGG ggaaagaaaaatccttTCATCGACCGTCAATCTGTGCTGACGTTCTTGAATCAAGTGAAGACTGCGAAGGAAATGAACATTGACAG CTGGCACATAATAATGAGAATGAGGTCTCCAACGGAAGGTTCTTGTGACCCTATTGCGCCTCTAGAACTACCCCATTCTTTGCATGCATTTCATCGAGTCTCCCAAACTGATACACTCAATATG GAGGGTTACCAGACCTTTCGTGGGGGCTTTTGGAACTACTTCAGCATGG GAATGGATGCTCAAATATCATATGATTTTCACGCACAGAGGAAGTTGCATgcagaaaaatttaaaaaccagTTAGTTAATCAA GGTACTTACTTGAAGCTTGGATGTACACAAGGATGGTTTTGTGCTTCTCTATCGCATCCTTCTTCACG GAACATAGCACATCAGACAAAGATTAAGATCATGAAACGACAAGGTCAATGGGAAGACCTCCTCATACCTCGCAG CATTAGGTCTATTGTGTGCCTCAACTTACCCAGTTTTTCTGGTGGTCTTGACCCATGGGGGAAACCAAATACGAAGAAAGTGCAATAT AGGGATTTAACTCCTCCATATGTGGATGATGGCCTCATCGAGATTGTTGGTTTTAGAGATGCCTGGCATGGGCTCATCTTACTTGCTCCTAAGGGACATGGGACTCGTCTTGCACAG GCAAACAGAATACGTTTCGAGTTTTGCAAGGGTGCAGCTGAGCATACATTCATGAGAATTGATGGAGAGCCATGGAAACAACCTCTTCCAGCAGACGATGACACAGTGGTTGTAGAGATTTCTCACTTTGGCCAAGTGAACATGCTTGCCACACCATTAAATCGATCCAAAAGTGTAAATGACCCCATGTCTCCAGTTAGTTCCCACGATGAGGATGATGACAGTAATGACGAAGAATATGAAGATGCAGAAGATACTGAAGAGAAAAGGAAGTTTGGTGCATCGGACACGTTCAAATTTCCAGACGGCGTTGACATAGCTCGACTTACTTAA
- the LOC18779075 gene encoding uncharacterized protein LOC18779075 yields MVNAACRAWIVAASIGAVEALKDQGICRWNGVLRSLQQHAKNNMRSYSQAKKLSGSSSSAISNKMQRSQEEKVRKVMELNCWGPNTTRF; encoded by the coding sequence ATGGTGAATGCAGCTTGCAGGGCTTGGATTGTGGCAGCAAGTATTGGAGCTGTTGAGGCTCTGAAAGACCAAGGAATTTGCAGGTGGAATGGGGTTTTGAGGTCACTGCAACAGCATGCCAAGAACAACATGAGATCATATTCCCAGGCCAAGAAACTCTCtgggtcttcttcttcagcaatTTCTAACAAGATGCAGAGGTCACAGGAGGAGAAGGTGAGGAAAGTCATGGAGTTGAACTGCTGGGGTCCTAACACTACTAGGTTTTAG